One segment of Paenibacillus sp. FSL R7-0337 DNA contains the following:
- a CDS encoding DUF1961 family protein, producing MTTLQGGADVPEGWREIYRNTLEGPAQVEGFRMEGEGAVTFPQRRLRLESTRGAEEGQKANVVFWCSEVLPAELAISWRFRPLREPGLAILFFAAAGAGGKDLFDPSLPARTGEYDQYHHGEMDAYHISYFRRMWEEERAFHTCNLRKSYGFHLVAQGADPLPDTADMTADYRMLVVKRGAAVTFAINELPVLQWVDDGSSFGPLLGGGRLGFRQMAPLIAEYSDLVVYAP from the coding sequence ATGACTACGCTACAGGGTGGAGCAGATGTTCCTGAGGGCTGGCGGGAGATCTACCGCAATACGCTTGAGGGGCCCGCGCAGGTAGAGGGCTTCCGGATGGAAGGCGAGGGCGCAGTTACTTTTCCGCAGAGACGGTTAAGGCTGGAGAGTACCCGCGGGGCTGAGGAAGGACAGAAGGCGAATGTGGTTTTCTGGTGTTCTGAGGTTCTTCCAGCGGAGCTTGCCATCTCCTGGAGGTTCCGCCCGCTGCGCGAGCCGGGGCTGGCCATTCTGTTCTTCGCGGCTGCCGGTGCAGGAGGCAAGGATCTGTTCGACCCGTCCCTGCCGGCCCGCACGGGCGAATATGACCAGTACCACCATGGGGAGATGGATGCCTATCATATCTCGTATTTTCGCCGGATGTGGGAGGAGGAGCGGGCTTTTCACACCTGTAATCTGCGCAAAAGCTATGGTTTCCACCTTGTCGCCCAAGGAGCTGATCCTCTCCCGGATACCGCCGATATGACTGCGGACTACCGGATGCTGGTGGTGAAGCGGGGGGCTGCTGTGACGTTTGCCATCAATGAATTGCCGGTGCTGCAATGGGTGGACGACGGCTCGTCCTTCGGTCCGCTGCTCGGCGGCGGCAGACTTGGCTTTCGGCAGATGGCCCCGCTGATAGCGGAATATAGCGATCTGGTCGTCTATGCTCCCTGA
- a CDS encoding polysaccharide deacetylase family protein: protein MPGVYYCYPQGRHKALTMSYDDGRRADERLVGLFNQHGIKGSFHLNSGLLGEGDRIRADEVAALYHGHEVSVHTRSHPTLARCPQEQVVEEIMEDRRVLEGLVRQPVRGMSYPNGSYTQEIKALLPHLGIEYARTVQTTGGFALPEDWLEWQATYHHNRELLAHGETFVELHKRQYLYLMYVWGHSYEFDNDHNWDLMERFCAMAGGRGDIWYATNLELVQYMKACRGLLFSAARNFVCNPGAAAVWLEVDGTAVEVPGGQTVDLG from the coding sequence ATGCCGGGAGTCTATTACTGCTACCCGCAAGGCCGTCATAAGGCGCTGACCATGAGCTATGATGACGGACGGCGGGCGGATGAACGGCTGGTCGGGCTGTTCAACCAGCATGGAATCAAGGGCAGCTTCCATTTGAATTCCGGGCTGCTTGGCGAGGGGGACCGTATCAGGGCTGATGAGGTTGCGGCTCTCTACCATGGACATGAGGTCAGTGTGCATACGCGGAGTCATCCGACGCTGGCGCGCTGCCCGCAGGAGCAGGTCGTGGAGGAGATTATGGAGGACCGCAGGGTGCTGGAAGGGCTGGTCCGCCAGCCTGTGCGAGGTATGTCTTACCCGAACGGCTCCTATACGCAGGAGATCAAGGCGCTGCTGCCGCATCTGGGCATTGAATATGCCCGGACGGTACAGACCACCGGGGGCTTCGCCCTGCCGGAGGACTGGCTGGAGTGGCAGGCGACCTACCATCATAACCGGGAGCTGCTGGCTCACGGGGAGACTTTTGTGGAACTGCATAAGCGGCAGTATCTGTACCTGATGTATGTGTGGGGACATAGCTATGAGTTCGACAATGACCACAACTGGGACCTGATGGAGCGCTTCTGCGCCATGGCGGGCGGACGCGGCGACATCTGGTATGCGACGAATCTGGAGCTGGTGCAATATATGAAGGCCTGCCGGGGGCTGCTGTTCTCGGCGGCAAGGAATTTTGTCTGTAATCCGGGAGCGGCTGCGGTCTGGCTGGAGGTTGACGGTACGGCAGTCGAGGTGCCTGGGGGACAGACTGTGGATCTGGGCTGA
- a CDS encoding glycoside hydrolase family 88 protein translates to MGGGDEKAVLSAEEGHAVKGAALRAESVNSDAVQDSTLRADSVKSTVKSGPPGSRGEVAQANVPAYFDPRHSIVRTAGDHTESMLAVIANRYIGANPPQPPVYRVHLEHSFPRLADCRYEMNLKERLPELEDGEFVYVWGKLWSDADSEIPLALSCFGPVTVYVNGVSVFASNLNDDVFPDRKAFFRTGLTAGWNHFLLECTAVGTGCGGIFGTGSVKGAPLHCLAPTAERSGCEGWIYSAPQQSRWALQPEGCGAPEGEAAAHRAEPSQRVCCGEAAEAAEAALAARCAWYPAAGWPDDEAQRGNLARVLGAEPGAKALAWSRLAVSAPGGMNVRLSLRSRDVAALKVYVDGRLAAIQSEESAGLECMLPLSFGSHDLLVEAVCGGPGWGFRLEAAEAVPRVRAGDTGGSSCVLKSSTGTLKLVSPYPVEGQTGPWLYLGPFLQSAAPQPMEAVSMDAPFGEGAEECFWRVDRPGGAVRPYLESALYGRWNYPLGVTLYGLLRTGQALADPHYSAYTRGHIEQCTRLHAYSLWDRSRYGAPGINQQLALMDSLDDCGSFGATMLAAHAEQPLHGATETAAYIARYIHETQSRDEEGALYRTRGTTDFMQGTMWCDDLYMSTPFLSRYYKLTGDTAYLDDAVSQFLHYRNRLLQPELGIMHHVYDYKFSKPNGVAWGRGNGWVLFSLTELLEVLPEQHPQREELLEYYRLLCEGYLRLQDAAGLWHQVLTDPESYAEASCSSMFVYAFARGVRRGWLTEPYPYTGAALRGWTALAEYCIDHQGNVYGVCRGSGYSFNKLYYKEQLTWQLNDTHGIGIVLLAGIEVLELTRGLEAQRI, encoded by the coding sequence ATGGGGGGCGGGGACGAGAAGGCGGTGTTGAGTGCCGAGGAAGGGCATGCCGTGAAGGGTGCTGCATTGAGAGCGGAGTCGGTGAATAGTGATGCCGTGCAGGATAGTACATTGAGAGCGGATTCCGTGAAGAGTACCGTGAAAAGTGGCCCGCCGGGCAGCAGAGGGGAGGTTGCGCAGGCCAACGTCCCCGCCTACTTTGATCCGCGTCATTCCATCGTCCGTACCGCTGGAGATCATACAGAATCCATGCTGGCGGTTATAGCGAACCGCTATATTGGTGCGAATCCGCCGCAGCCTCCGGTCTACCGGGTGCATCTGGAGCACAGTTTTCCGCGGCTGGCGGATTGCCGGTACGAGATGAACCTGAAGGAGCGGCTGCCTGAACTGGAGGACGGGGAATTTGTCTATGTCTGGGGGAAGCTATGGAGCGATGCAGACAGCGAAATCCCGCTCGCCCTCAGCTGCTTCGGTCCGGTGACAGTCTATGTCAACGGCGTTTCCGTTTTTGCTTCCAATCTGAACGATGATGTGTTCCCGGACCGTAAGGCGTTCTTTCGTACCGGGCTGACGGCAGGCTGGAATCACTTCCTGCTGGAGTGTACCGCAGTCGGCACCGGCTGCGGCGGGATCTTCGGCACCGGGAGCGTGAAGGGCGCACCGCTGCATTGTCTGGCCCCGACTGCGGAGCGCAGCGGCTGCGAGGGCTGGATCTACAGCGCGCCGCAGCAGAGCAGATGGGCCCTGCAGCCGGAGGGCTGCGGCGCTCCAGAGGGAGAGGCTGCGGCGCACCGCGCAGAGCCTTCGCAGCGCGTCTGCTGCGGAGAAGCCGCGGAGGCCGCCGAAGCTGCGCTGGCGGCCCGCTGTGCCTGGTATCCGGCGGCCGGATGGCCGGATGACGAGGCACAGCGCGGGAATCTCGCGCGCGTGCTCGGCGCGGAGCCCGGCGCGAAGGCGCTGGCCTGGAGCAGGCTTGCGGTGAGCGCGCCGGGCGGAATGAACGTCCGGCTGTCCCTCCGCAGCCGGGATGTAGCGGCACTCAAGGTCTACGTAGATGGCAGGCTTGCCGCCATCCAGTCCGAAGAGAGTGCCGGCCTTGAGTGCATGCTGCCGCTGAGCTTCGGCAGCCATGACCTGCTGGTCGAGGCCGTGTGCGGCGGCCCCGGGTGGGGCTTCCGCCTGGAAGCAGCAGAAGCAGTTCCCCGTGTCCGGGCGGGGGACACGGGAGGCAGTTCTTGTGTCCTTAAAAGCTCCACCGGCACACTGAAGCTGGTGAGTCCTTATCCGGTGGAAGGGCAGACCGGGCCATGGTTGTACCTGGGCCCGTTTCTACAATCGGCGGCACCGCAGCCTATGGAAGCGGTCTCTATGGATGCTCCCTTCGGTGAAGGGGCAGAGGAATGCTTTTGGCGGGTGGACCGTCCTGGCGGTGCAGTCAGGCCCTATCTGGAGAGTGCGCTGTACGGCCGCTGGAATTATCCGCTCGGGGTAACTCTATATGGTCTGCTGCGTACCGGTCAGGCTCTGGCTGATCCTCATTATTCCGCTTATACTAGAGGACATATTGAGCAGTGTACCCGGCTTCATGCTTATTCGCTCTGGGACCGCAGCCGCTATGGTGCTCCGGGTATTAACCAGCAGCTGGCGCTCATGGACTCACTGGATGACTGCGGCTCCTTCGGTGCTACGATGCTCGCCGCCCATGCCGAACAGCCGCTGCATGGAGCGACCGAGACAGCGGCGTATATCGCCCGGTACATTCATGAGACGCAGTCCCGCGATGAGGAGGGGGCACTCTACCGGACACGGGGCACCACCGACTTCATGCAGGGAACGATGTGGTGTGATGACCTGTATATGAGTACTCCATTCCTGAGCAGGTATTATAAGCTGACGGGAGATACCGCTTATCTGGATGATGCAGTGTCACAATTTCTCCATTACCGTAATCGGCTATTACAGCCGGAGCTTGGCATTATGCATCATGTGTATGACTACAAATTCAGCAAGCCGAACGGGGTAGCCTGGGGAAGAGGCAATGGCTGGGTGCTGTTCTCGCTGACTGAGCTGCTGGAGGTACTGCCGGAGCAACATCCGCAGCGGGAAGAACTGCTGGAGTATTACCGGCTGCTGTGCGAAGGATATTTACGGCTGCAGGACGCCGCAGGATTATGGCATCAGGTTCTGACCGATCCCGAATCTTATGCGGAGGCATCCTGTTCCTCGATGTTCGTGTATGCTTTTGCGCGCGGCGTGCGCAGAGGTTGGCTGACAGAGCCGTATCCATATACCGGTGCAGCGTTACGCGGCTGGACGGCACTGGCCGAGTACTGCATCGACCATCAGGGGAATGTCTATGGCGTCTGCCGGGGATCGGGCTATTCCTTCAACAAACTATATTACAAAGAACAACTCACCTGGCAGCTTAACGATACTCACGGAATCGGAATAGTGCTGCTGGCCGGTATTGAAGTGCTTGAGCTCACACGGGGGCTGGAGGCGCAGCGCATATAA